In Pseudomonas sp. DNDY-54, a genomic segment contains:
- a CDS encoding DUF1924 domain-containing protein, translating into MKARWIILLSCCLSLPALAETEHPLLPGYAAQARQENPNFAGFSAERGKALYFAEEQRNGKTMSCTTCHTADPRQPGKTPAHRKVDPLAPAANPERFTDLKKVEKWFRRNCDDVYARECTAQEKGDFISWIDSIR; encoded by the coding sequence ATGAAAGCCCGCTGGATCATCCTCCTGTCCTGCTGCCTGAGCCTGCCCGCCCTGGCCGAAACCGAACACCCACTGCTGCCCGGCTACGCCGCCCAGGCGCGTCAGGAGAATCCGAACTTCGCCGGTTTCTCCGCCGAGCGCGGCAAGGCGCTGTACTTCGCCGAGGAGCAGCGCAATGGCAAGACCATGAGCTGCACCACCTGCCACACCGCCGACCCGCGTCAGCCCGGCAAGACGCCGGCGCATCGCAAGGTCGATCCGCTGGCGCCGGCAGCCAACCCCGAGCGCTTCACCGACCTGAAGAAGGTCGAGAAATGGTTCCGCCGCAACTGCGACGACGTCTACGCCCGTGAATGCACCGCGCAGGAAAAAGGTGACTTCATCAGCTGGATCGACAGCATCAGATAA